Proteins from a single region of Malaclemys terrapin pileata isolate rMalTer1 chromosome 25, rMalTer1.hap1, whole genome shotgun sequence:
- the LOC128829210 gene encoding gastrin/cholecystokinin-like peptide — translation MKGELCLLLVVLATPCLSRPDTHQLGSALGPDERRSSGTDPGPVRRDLLEALSQDQKLLMAKFLPHIYAELANREGNWHEDAALRPLHDHDYPGWMDFGRRSLSESDETS, via the exons ATGAAAGGAGAGCTGTGCCTGCTGCTCGTTGTCCTTGCGACCCCCTGCCTCTCCCGGCCCGACACCCACCAGCTGGGCAGCGCGCTGGGCCCTGACGAGCGCAGGAGCAGCGGGACTGACCCTGGCCCTGTCCGGAGAGACTTGCTCGAGGCCCTGTCTCAGGACCAGAAGCTCCTCATGGCCAAGTTCCTGCCCCACATCTACGCAG AGCTGGCAAACCGGGAGGGGAACTGGCACGAGGATGCTGCCCTGCGCCCCCTGCACGACCACGATTATCCCGGATGGATGGACTTCGGGCGCCGGAGCCTGTCCGAGTCCGATGAGACCTCCTAG